From Mya arenaria isolate MELC-2E11 chromosome 12, ASM2691426v1, the proteins below share one genomic window:
- the LOC128212043 gene encoding beta-1,4-galactosyltransferase 4-like, whose protein sequence is MIFALTIIFTAKVNYFMGLLLPIPKGICNEKHNESRSLGICNVSNYVFSDATGIQNINSSCFNASNDINGVLPGGIYEPDACISSQTVAIIVPYRDRPEHLKIFLKAIHSFLKKQNISYGIYVLELALPTTFNRGLLLNIGYLVAKSEKPYDCFIFHDVDLIPTNERNMYLCNENALHMSTFNTKFFKNKKNAMPYADYIGGVLALTDDQFRKVNGFSNLYFGWGGEDDDMFTRLKINSVVLTHVDPEIGQYYALPHSKDPGNPINPKRFTLLKKAKQRMAIDGLSAVGNLYTIQKKEYRLLYTWLNVVCNQTDLIKRYNV, encoded by the coding sequence ATGATATTTGCTCTTACAATAATATTTACAGCAAAAGTGAATTACTTTATGGGATTGCTTCTTCCAATTCCAAAAGGAATTtgtaatgaaaaacataatgaaaGCAGGAGTTTGGGTATTTGTAACGTATCAAACTATGTCTTCAGTGACGCAACAggtattcaaaatattaattcatcaTGTTTCAATGCATCAAATGATATCAACGGAGTTTTACCAGGTGGAATTTATGAACCGGATGCTTGCATTTCATCTCAAACAGTTGCCATCATTGTGCCATATAGGGACAGACCGGAacatttgaagatatttttaaaggCAATACATAGCTTtcttaaaaagcaaaatatcaGTTACGGAATTTACGTGTTAGAACTTGCGTTACCAACAACTTTCAATAGAGGCCTACTCCTGAACATTGGATATTTAGTGGCAAAGTCTGAGAAACCGTATGACTGCTTCATCTTTCATGATGTCGATCTTATTCCAACTAACGAACgtaacatgtatttatgcaaTGAAAATGCACTACACATGTCAACATTTAACACGAaattcttcaaaaataagaaaaatgcaatGCCTTACGCTGACTACATAGGAGGAGTGCTTGCTCTTACCGATGACCAGTTTCGAAAGGTTAATGGGTTTTCGAACCTTTATTTCGGATGGGGAGGAGAGGATGATGATATGTTTACAAGATTAAAAATTAACAGTGTTGTTTTAACTCATGTGGATCCAGAAATAGGTCAGTATTATGCATTGCCGCATTCGAAAGATCCTGGAAATCCGATAAATCCTAAACGTTTTACGCTGCTAAAGAAAGCAAAACAGCGAATGGCAATTGACGGATTATCAGCAGTTGGAAAtttgtatacaatacaaaaaaagGAATATAGATTATTGTATACATGGTTAAATGTAGTTTGCAACCAAACTGATCTAATAAAAAGATACAATgtttaa